One segment of Rhipicephalus sanguineus isolate Rsan-2018 chromosome 6, BIME_Rsan_1.4, whole genome shotgun sequence DNA contains the following:
- the LOC119397715 gene encoding uncharacterized protein LOC119397715 produces MDDTEFDKLMDQGKNLGFEGKELYDFVDRERNRRREERDAERAYFRQQAEFEMEQERERSRLRIQEERELLTVRQQPTPQSGQTTASETAGRMQHLSPHKLMPRFNEERDDLDAYLRRFEHVAQSQRWPREDWATALSLCLSGEALNVFSRMSASECTDYDKLKKALMTRFRLTEEGFRDKFRKATPNNNETCSQFLTRLRHFLERWVELSGAGNRYDALFELVLKEQFLSTCATALELFLRENTDASLTEMVRRAEQYTEAHGWRNFSRGAAAGERPKTPAIRTGQSGDYQPPAGAKRQPEKHCFLCARTGHNAESCRLSNGGKGDQRKPCQICGKLGHPAWKCWKKGTRNDSVPAKESAAACIDDGFLELRNGEKVPVVSAGITEKYTDVAERLPVLTGLVGGQEVRVLRDTGCNTVVVKTSLVNDDDFIGTSAPVYLLDRSVRMLREAWVDVDTPYYTGRLKAKCLDNPIYDLILGNVEGVRTADDPDVHWRLPKAQEAVSKTAGSQDTRVEVQEPLTSDTTEERQKGQEIHEANPAVTRSQSGRQATQKKLRVPQISLGISREALVEEQKSDPTLQTGFNRLNVEKRSKNGDRHVFFMQDGLLQRRFVSKSGEEFSQVVVPEKLRVSIMQLAHDGAMGGHQGAKKTLSKIHTEFFWPGMHADVKRFVASCDICQRTAPKGHTRKVPLVKVPIISTPFEKVAIDIVGPLFPRSTQGNKYILTMVDYATRYPDAVALPSVETERVAEALVEMFSRVGVPREVLSDRGTNFTSEVMKEVSRLLSLKQLHTTPYHPMANGLVERFNGTLKQMVKRMCQEKPKDWDRYLAPLLFAYREVPQESLGFSPFELLYGRSVRGPLAVLRELWTDTALSEELKTTYEYVISLREKLEHTCRLAHEELERAGERYGKYYNLKSRKRSLKPGEQILILLPTDNNKLLMQWKGPFNVVSRRGDVHYEVEIGGSSKIFHINMLKRYQTRSHDIAGAGAVVNCEDPESGDIELLPPHQAQSFHDVKISDDLSVQQRTEVIQLLQEHQQIFSDLPGKTELAECKLELTSERPVHVRQYPMPFALRGIIEEEVGDMLKLGIVERSESPFNSPVIAVRKPDGTHRLCIDFRRLNEVLVDDAEPIPRSDELLATVGTRRFFSKLDFAKGYWQVPLTPEARPKTAFATESGHYQFRYMPFGIKTAPAVFTKLMRRVLSSVPDVAYYYDDVLIASATWGEHCRTLREVFLRIGEAGLTVKPAKCEIGMHQISFLGHQIGAGELSPLSKTLDKIQKAPRPATKRQVRSFLGLAGYYREFISDYATLTSPLSDLTRKGLPNNVNWGADQENAFAQLKKRLTTAPILKLPDFERQFVLRTDASDRGIGAVLLQEHDHVLHPVAYASRKLLPREVAYSTVEKEALALVWGIEKFQVFLYGRRFLVQTDHEPLKFIQGAKSSNGRVLRWSLKLQQYSFRVQHIKGSENVGADYMSRIDDEEA; encoded by the coding sequence ATGGACGACACGGAGTTCGATAAGCTTATGGATCAGGGCAAAAACTTGGGTTTTGAAGGCAAGGAGTTGTATGATTTCGTGGACAGAGAACGCAATAGGCGTAGGGAGGAGCGCGATGCTGAACGCGCATATTTCAGACAACAGGCGGAATTCGAGATGGAGCAGGAAAGGGAAAGATCTCGGCTCCGAATTCAGGAAGAGAGGGAGCTTTTGACAGTGCGGCAGCAGCCCACTCCGCAGTCAGGTCAGACCACAGCCTCAGAAACGGCAGGTCGCATGCAACACCTTAGCCCACACAAGCTAATGCCGCGGTTTAACGAGGAACGGGACGACCTTGACGCTTATCTGCGAAGGTTCGAACATGTGGCACAAAGCCAAAGGTGGCCGCGCGAAGACTGGGCTACAGCGTTAAGCCTCTGCCTGAGTGGTGAGGCGCTGAATGTCTTCAGCCGAATGTCGGCGTCGGAATGCACGGACTATGACAAGCTGAAAAAAGCGCTAATGACCCGTTTCCGCCTTACCGAGGAGGGTTTTCGTGATAAGTTCCGAAAGGCCACACCAAATAACAACGAGACCTGCTCGCAGTTTCTCACTCGCCTGCGCCACTTCCTCGAGCGATGGGTCGAATTATCCGGTGCTGGCAATAGATACGATGCGCTCTTCGAGCTAGTTCTAAAAGAACAATTTCTTAGCACTTGCGCAACCGCCTTGGAGCTCTTTCTGAGGGAAAACACAGACGCTTCATTGACGGAGATGGTACGAAGAGCCGAACAATACACCGAGGCCCATGGTTGGCGTAACTTCTCGAGGGGTGCAGCTGCGGGGGAACGGCCGAAAACGCCAGCTATCCGAACTGGCCAGAGCGGAGACTACCAGCCGCCGGCCGGAGCTAAAAGGCAACCGGAGAAACATTGTTTCTTGTGCGCGCGCACGGGACATAACGCCGAAAGTTGCAGGCTTTCGAACGGTGGCAAGGGCGATCAAAGAAAACCGTGCCAAATATGCGGAAAGCTAGGCCACCCTGCCTGGAAGTGCTGGAAGAAGGGAACACGTAATGACAGCGTGCCAGCTAAGGAGTCGGCGGCGGCGTGCATTGATGATGGCTTTTTGGAATTGAGGAACGGCGAGAAGGTACCCGTCGTCAGTGCAGGTATCACGGAAAAGTACACGGACGTTGCTGAGCGGCTTCCTGTGCTCACCGGCTTGGTAGGAGGCCAAGAAGTTCGCGTCCTCAGGGACACAGGCTGCAACACAGTCGTTGTCAAAACGAGCCTGGTCAACGACGACGATTTTATTGGAACAAGCGCACCTGTCTACCTCCTAGACCGCTCTGTGAGGATGCTGCGCGAAGCGTGGGTAGACGTAGATACCCCATATTATACAGGTCGACTTAAGGCAAAATGCCTTGACAACCCAATCTACGACCTCATTCTGGGTAACGTAGAAGGCGTACGAACGGCCGACGATCCAGATGTACACTGGAGGCTCCCGAAAGCGCAAGAGGCTGTGAGCAAGACGGCCGGATCCCAAGACACGAGAGTCGAAGTTCAGGAGCCGCTGACGAGTGACACTACTGAAGAGAGGCAAAAGGGGCAAGAAATACATGAGGCCAACCCCGCTGTTACGCGCTCTCAAAGCGGCAGGCAAGCAACTCAGAAGAAGCTGCGAGTGCCTCAAATTTCCCTGGGAATTAGCCGGGAAGCACTGGTCGAGGAGCAGAAGAGCGACCCTACATTACAGACAGGGTTCAATCGCCTGAATGTTGAGAAACGCAGCAAGAACGGTGACCGACACGTATTCTTCATGCAGGATGGGCTGCTTCAGAGAAGGTTCGTGTCAAAGTCGGGTGAAGAGTTCTCGCAAGTGGTCGTGCCAGAAAAGTTGCGTGTTTCAATAATGCAGCTGGCCCACGATGGCGCCATGGGAGGACACCAAGGGGCGAAGAAAACGCTCTCAAAGATTCATACCGAATTCTTCTGGCCGGGGATGCACGCCGACGTTAAGCGCTTCGTTGCGTCCTGTGATATCTGTCAACGCACTGCGCCCAAGGGGCACACCAGGAAAGTACCCCTGGTCAAGGTGCCCATTATTTCCACCCCTTTTGAAAAGGTAGCGATTGACATTGTCGGGCCCCTTTTTCCCAGGTCGACCCAGGGTAACAAATATATACTCACGATGGTCGACTATGCCACTCGGTACCCGGATGCCGTTGCACTCCCGAGCGTGGAAACCGAAAGGGTAGCCGAAGCGCTCGTGGAGATGTTCTCGCGCGTCGGTGTGCCTCGCGAGGTGCTCAGTGACCGGGGTACCAATTTCACCTCCGAAGTTATGAAAGAAGTCAGCCGCCTGCTCTCGCTGAAGCAACTCCACACGACTCCGTACCATCCTATGGCGAACGGCCTGGTCGAGCGTTTCAACGGGACGCTCAAACAGATGGTAAAACGCATGTGCCAGGAGAAACCGAAGGACTGGGATCGTTACCTCGCTCCGCTGTTATTTGCCTACCGCGAGGTCCCACAAGAGAGCCTTGGATTTTCTCCATTCGAGCTGTTATACGGACGGAGCGTTCGGGGGCCGCTGGCGGTTCTAAGGGAGTTGTGGACGGATACGGCTCTTTCAGAGGAGTTAAAGACCACGTATGAGTACGTGATTTCCCTTCGGGAGAAGTTAGAGCACACTTGCCGACTGGCGCACGAAGAGTTGGAACGTGCCGGGGAGCGTTACGGCAAGTATTACAACTTGAAGAGCCGAAAGCGTTCGTTGAAACCTGGGGAGCAAATACTGATCTTACTGCCCACGGACAACAACAAGCTCCTAATGCAGTGGAAGGGGCCCTTCAACGTTGTCAGCAGAAGGGGTGACGTCCACTACGAAGTCGAGATTGGGGGCTCCAGCAAAATCTTTCACATAAATATGTTGAAGCGCTATCAGACACGCAGCCACGACATTGCTGGAGCTGGGGCCGTTGTCAACTGCGAAGACCCGGAGAGTGGGGACATCGAGCTCCTACCGCCTCATCAAGCTCAATCTTTCCACGACGTGAAGATATCTGATGACCTGTCGGTGCAGCAGAGAACAGAGGTCATCCAGTTACTCCAAGAGCACCAGCAGATCTTTTCGGACCTTCCGGGAAAAACAGAGCTGGCTGAATGCAAGCTAGAACTGACCAGCGAACGCCCCGTACACGTCCGACAATACCCAATGCCATTCGCACTAAGAGGTATTATAGAGGAGGAAGTAGGCGACATGCTGAAGCTGGGCATCGTGGAAAGATCCGAGTCGCCTTTCAATTCCCCGGTGATCGCTGTGCGAAAGCCAGATGGAACGCACAGACTGTGCATTGACTTCCGGAGGCTTAATGAAGTCTTGGTCGATGATGCCGAGCCCATCCCTCGATCCGATGAGCTGCTTGCGACGGTGGGCACGAGGCGGTTTTTCTCAAAGTTGGATTTTGCCaagggctactggcaggtgcccctTACGCCTGAGGCAAGACCCAAAACAGCGTTCGCTACCGAATCGGGGCACTACCAGTTTCGCTATATGCCTTTCGGGATAAAGACTGCACCGGCCGTTTTCACTAAGCTCATGAGGCGCGTGCTCTCCAGCGTCCCCGACGTGGCGTACTACTACGACGACGTGCTCATCGCAAGCGCCACGTGGGGGGAGCACTGCCGAACCCTCAGGGAGGTGTTCTTGCGCATCGGTGAAGCGGGACTGACAGTCAAACCGGCAAAGTGCGAAATCGGCATGCATCAAATATCTTTTCTGGGGCATCAGATCGGCGCGGGAGAGCTGTCCCCGCTTTCCAAGACCTTGGACAAGATTCAGAAAGCGCCCCGGCCGGCCACAAAGAGGCAGGTGCGATCCTTCCTCGGACTGGCGGGATACTACCGAGAGTTCATCAGCGATTATGCGACACTGACAAGCCCCTTGTCCGACCTCACAAGGAAAGGACTCCCTAACAATGTGAATTGGGGTGCGGATCAGGAGAACGCTTTCGCCCAGCTCAAGAAACGCCTGACGACCGCACCCATACTGAAGCTTCCAGACTTCGAGCGGCAGTTTGTCCTACGGACCGACGCATCGGATAGGGGCATCGGAGCGGTGCTCCTCCAAGAGCACGATCATGTGCTCCACCCCGTGGCCTACGCTAGCCGAAAGTTGCTTCCCCGAGAGGTTGCGTACTCGACTGTCGAAAAGGAGGCTCTTGCTCTCGTCTGGGGAATAGAAAAGTTTCAAGTTTTCTTGTACGGAAGACGGTTCCTTGTACAAACTGATCATGAGCCTTTGAAATTCATTCAGGGGGCGAAATCGTCTAATGGGCGAGTCCTCCGCTGGAGCCTTAAACTCCAGCAATACAGTTTCCGCGTACAACACATAAAGGGCTCTGAGAATGTAGGGGCAGATTACATGAGTCGAATCGATGATGAAGAGGCTTGA